The following proteins are co-located in the Naumovozyma dairenensis CBS 421 chromosome 9, complete genome genome:
- the RAI1 gene encoding decapping nuclease (similar to Saccharomyces cerevisiae RAI1 (YGL246C); ancestral locus Anc_3.570) has product MAITANLFVNQKGSTTSLKQPKQFGQYSRTQEGEFLINDDSRLNYYYLPDSDLDKYLDLSSGIKKFKDCSKQIEDRCSLRGLLKTIMINEQRKDIPTKADIITFRGVMRKLISAAFDTPEYNPVDLRIVSFDGQIFIKDVTKQETQDPIDLNCYTGYKFESLATLSQPLPLVSRTTLEKRPKKISSNGDEYIAVVKTGVGSSKLVLGAEIDCIFDFKEENKDNLRHYAELKCSTQIITAADAHRFERKLFKTWLQCFLVGIPRIIYGFRDENYTLKSVEEFSTEEVPILLKEHNPKMNTSCIDAIKWYGLLTEWLLKLIPRDSGDEIRPYRLVFENNHLRLTEIEKGETEFEDIVNGESVLTNEFKEWRRTLRSKSN; this is encoded by the coding sequence ATGGCAATTACAGCAAATCTATTTGTGAACCAAAAAGGTTCAACAACATCATTAAAACAACCAAAACAATTTGGACAATACTCAAGGACACAAGAAGGTGAgtttttaattaatgatgacTCAAGATtaaactattattatttaccTGACTCGGATTTAGACAAATATTTAGATTTATCTAGTGGtataaagaaatttaaagattgCTCTaaacaaattgaagatCGATGTAGTTTACGTGgtttattgaaaacaatCATGATCAATGAACAACGCAAAGATATTCCTACCAAGGCCGatattattactttcaGAGGTGTGATGAGAAAATTGATATCTGCAGCTTTTGATACACCAGAATATAACCCGGTAGATCTACGTATAGTTTCGTTCGACGgtcaaatattcattaaagaTGTTACCAAACAAGAAACTCAAGATCCAATAGATTTAAATTGTTACACAGGCTACAAATTCGAAAGTTTAGCAACCCTGTCTCAACCGTTACCTCTTGTGTCAAGAACTACTTTGGAAAAGAGACCTAAAAAGATAAGTAGCAATGGAGATGAATATATTGCCGTTGTAAAAACAGGTGTCGGTAGCAGTAAATTGGTTTTAGGAGCAGAAATAGATTgtatttttgattttaaagaagaaaataaagataatttaAGACATTACGCCGAATTGAAATGTAGCACTCAAATAATCACTGCTGCTGATGCTCAtagatttgaaagaaaattattcaagacGTGGTTACAATGTTTTTTAGTGGGTATTCCAAGAATTATTTATGGATTTAGGGATGAAAACTATACTTTAAAAAGTGTAGAGGAATTTTCGACTGAAGAGGTACCCATATTATTAAAGGAACATAATCCAAAAATGAATACGAGTTGTATAGATGCTATCAAATGGTATGGCCTTTTAACAGAATGGCTGTTAAAATTGATCCCTAGAGATTCAGGAGATGAAATTAGACCATATAGATTAGTATTTGAGAATAACCACCTACGTTTGACAGAAATAGAGAAAGGCGAAActgaatttgaagatattgtAAATGGGGAATCAGTTTTAACAAATGAGTTCAAAGAGTGGAGGAGGACCCTACGATCTAAATCTAATTGA
- the PDE1 gene encoding 3',5'-cyclic-nucleotide phosphodiesterase PDE1 (similar to Saccharomyces cerevisiae PDE1 (YGL248W); ancestral locus Anc_3.573) — translation MSPSFEVTILGASGGPLEGTTQCFMVRPTRLDTLASICVDAGVGLRQIIHTLLDSKGTLDAEAQIESFYENDFEPASSFVHPEAPYKLGFSESILHSLKKAMGESKENLNTMDVALQLFQNLKEYYVTHPHLDHTNALVINSPSIYDPRFPSNKTVYGLPFSVEGLKKHIFNDVSWPNLIEDGTGMLEVEALKSESSHDCKIFPQWNILPFKVSHGVGASDVLDHIYSTVYLLRDRKSNDCIVIGGDVERDPKTGNKIYLDKVWQYLASNIPPKNLKGIFIECSSPNSSDDEHLYGHMSPNHLIQELSRLRGLYNNPNCLDGLNIIITHTKMISSNIDPRFIILRQLRELAKVTFMEKVLFSIALPGFTVVL, via the coding sequence ATGAGTCCATCATTCGAAGTTACAATCTTAGGGGCATCAGGGGGTCCACTAGAAGGAACGACTCAATGTTTTATGGTTCGTCCAACAAGGTTGGACACACTAGCCTCAATTTGTGTTGATGCTGGAGTCGGACTTAGACAAATTATTCATACGCTGCTGGACTCCAAGGGAACCTTGGATGCGGAGGCTCAGATTGAAAGTTTTTATGAAAACGATTTTGAACCAGCTTCATCATTTGTTCATCCTGAAGCTCCATACAAACTTGGTTTCTCAGAATCAATACTCCACTCTTTAAAAAAGGCGATGGGTgaatcaaaagaaaatcttAATACCATGGATGTTGCATTACAACTTTTCCAAAATCTAAAAGAATACTATGTGACTCATCCGCATTTAGATCATACGAATGCCTTAGTCATAAATTCTCCTTCCATTTATGACCCTAGGTTTCCATCAAACAAAACCGTATACGGTCTCCCGTTTTCTGTTGAAGGTTTGAAAAAGCATATCTTCAATGATGTTTCTTGGCCAAATTTAATCGAAGATGGGACTGGAATGTTGGAGGTAGAAGCACTTAAGTCGGAATCGTCGCATGATTGTAAAATTTTCCCGCAATGGAATATACTACCATTTAAAGTCTCCCATGGGGTGGGGGCCTCTGATGTACTTGATCATATCTATAGTACAGTCTATCTACTCAGGGACCGAAAATCAAATGATTGCATTGTCATCGGTGGTGATGTTGAAAGAGATCCTAAAACAGGTAATAAGATATATTTGGATAAAGTTTGGCAGTACTTGGCGTCTAATATACCACCAAAAAACCTTAAGGGAATTTTTATCGAATGCTCAAGCCCAAACTCCTCTGATGATGAACATCTGTACGGTCATATGTCTCCAAATCACTTAATACAAGAATTATCTCGACTTAGAGGTTTATACAATAATCCTAATTGTCTCGATGGTCTCAATATCATAATTACACATACAAAAATGATCAGTTCTAACATTGACCCAAGGTTCATCATTTTGAGACAATTAAGGGAACTAGCAAAAGTTACTTTTATGGAAaaagttttattttccataGCTCTCCCTGGGTTTACAGTGGTATTGTAA
- the ZIP2 gene encoding Zip2p (similar to Saccharomyces cerevisiae ZIP2 (YGL249W); ancestral locus Anc_3.576), translated as MIKYWFVESLPDDESITGDLGGYFIRNSNFTKEYLKLDKKGQKNLKYVANWGSSYGIANNFYKLPKNRGIGQFIIDYQTICFLMAKRRMSLKGTTLKEDPHININVHESKLREKICLGVETQELYKWISKITLKIPEKVQKSFPVKPASIDLGSFLLLDGFQTNIRKTDIRTINLPQMTSKLEENTEKLLDEKLKRMISFTFPSPTDIKIQSLAPNTLSGYKLEFTNYSQSKSISTSNQQEWEWKVDPIPDTTMTFKRLWASLFDIKFHSLELYKIKICQGTLFGNVPKMSIMCKIWKLDKEQTKHLDWKPFAKYKYYNIEENITNSGTAEMFTKIADMSAILQCKKLDFNLLEFIDLDKKTFGSLNLGFSCSSQSMAPQEISNLNEIEPTTPTLNEINNNNSTDCSNVINTSLIPHKRSFIDDELKSILSTKRRKQKMKRNAETFLNDSSLFFNLIGNCSQDIRKIGDSTSHNNIALKQLRALAETESSSCESIIRIVDNQINANGKTIILNTNRMETNSKILQYLANRTELKIIESNWTSECDFIVNFSTCILRTQLDNFFQMDKTDTLFYTKDIKELIKHFQKIIIFVEYSPELEDIDHNIFWKIKLFLDEPIFRVYFVKNTKEEISSWVTRMASKYGDYYQEDSLGISRESERILLQRGLNVFLAKKLLSEYPLKKILEDMLHPNLSEIKAMLTPFQIELLRSLMLAQW; from the coding sequence atgataaaatattgGTTCGTGGAGAGCCTCCCCGACGATGAAAGTATCACTGGTGACCTCGGCGGCTATTTCATTCGAAATAGtaattttacaaaagagtatttgaaattagacAAGAAGGGCCAGAAGAACCTGAAATATGTTGCCAATTGGGGCAGCTCATATGGTATTGCCAAtaatttttataaattgCCTAAAAATCGGGGGATAGGACAGTTCATAATTGATTATCAAACAATATGCTTTCTTATGgcaaaaagaagaatgtCATTAAAAGGGACAACTTTGAAAGAGGATCCTCacatcaatatcaatgtCCATGAGTCTAAACTCagagaaaaaatttgtttagGTGTGGAGACACAAGAATTATACAAATGGATAAGCAAAATAACTCTTAAAATTCCAGAGAAAGTTCAAAAATCATTTCCTGTCAAACCTGCATCAATCGATTTGGgatcttttcttcttctggaTGGTTTTCAAACCAATATAAGGAAAACTGATATTAGAACAATAAATTTGCCACAAATGACTAGtaaattggaagaaaataCTGAAAAACTTCTGGatgagaaattaaagagAATGATATCGTTTACATTTCCTTCACCAACGGATATTAAAATTCAATCATTGGCTCCTAATACACTCTCCGGTTATAAATTAGAGTTCACAAATTATAGTCAATCAAAGTCCATTTCTACATCTAATCAACAAGAATGGGAATGGAAAGTTGACCCAATTCCAGATACAACGATGACTTTTAAAAGATTATGGGCATCATTGTTTGATATCAAATTCCACTCGTTAGAATTgtataaaattaaaatttgtCAAGGAACTCTCTTTGGTAATGTGCCTAAAATGTCAATAATGTGCAAAATATGGaaattagataaagaaCAAACCAAGCACTTGGATTGGAAACCATTTGccaaatacaaatattacAATATCGAGGAGAACATTACTAATAGTGGTACTGCTGAAATGTTTACGAAAATTGCTGATATGTCAGCTATATTACAATGTAAAAAACTTGATTTTAATCTGCTGGAATTTATTGATCTCGATAAAAAGACATTTGGTAGCCTTAATTTAGGATTTTCATGTAGTTCTCAAAGTATGGCCCCTCAGGAAATAAGTAACCTTAATGAAATAGAACCCACTACGCCTACATTAAAcgaaataaataataataactctACTGATTGTTCAAATGTGATCAATACGTCATTGATTCCACATAAGAGATCATTCATTGATGATGAGTTAAAAAGTATTCTTTCGActaaaagaagaaaacaaaaaatgaagagGAATGCTGAAACTTTTTTAAATGATAGCTCTCTATTTTTTAATCTTATTGGCAATTGTTCGCAAGATATCCGAAAAATTGGTGACAGTACCAGCCACAATAATATAGCTCTCAAGCAACTCAGAGCATTGGCTGAGACAGAGAGCTCTTCATGCGAATCTATAATTAGAATTGTCGATAATCAAATAAATGCCAATGGGAAGactattattttgaatacCAACCGCATGgaaacaaattcaaaaatcttGCAATACCTAGCCAATAGAACCGAGTTAAAAATTATCGAATCTAACTGGACCTCTGAATGTGACTTCATTGTCAACTTTTCAACTTGTATTCTAAGAACCCAGttagataattttttccaaatggATAAGACTGATACCCTCTTTTACACAAAGGATATCAAAGAACTGATaaaacattttcaaaaaatcattatatttgtAGAGTATTCACCGGAACTAGAAGATATTGATCACAAcattttttggaaaattaaACTTTTTCTTGATGAACCTATTTTTAGAGTTTATTTTGTTAAAAACACAAAGGAAGAAATAAGCTCTTGGGTAACAAGGATGGCCTCTAAATATGGAGACTATTATCAAGAGGACAGTTTGGGAATATCTAGAGAATCAGAGCGCATTTTATTACAACGGGGACTAAACGTTTTCCTCGCCAAAAAACTTCTGAGTGAGTAtcctttgaagaaaattctCGAAGATATGCTGCATCCAAATTTATCGGAAATTAAGGCAATGTTAACACCATTTCAGATAGAGCTTTTAAGATCGTTAATGCTTGCCCAATGGTAA
- the RMR1 gene encoding Rmr1p (similar to Saccharomyces cerevisiae YGL250W; ancestral locus Anc_3.577), whose protein sequence is MSTVNETSKNNNKVEVDGISVSVTDDEDEDLLEYDDNSIEEEVSEPTHNNKDNNDSSNINEARAIAETLLKKKLPKIIVYFEDDTFLLFDYDLSQDNDDLTVSDNTFPIICDNPRFFNTSCTEFMASVRRFLEKYYNGVLFNSKEILMDIPALDLTLCEDNLYNNQISFNDIETIFRILKERSIANSELRVPAYMEIRIQTRPRFVSRYNALVELTEGAATLQNIKPFSNNEDDPLILDDNELSAVNQGEKIVMDLDEDDEDGMAKNQQSNAMDEPNHADDSDNSSDELLEIMTDEEGDSEMS, encoded by the coding sequence ATGAGTACAGTTAACGAAACCtctaaaaataataacaaggTGGAAGTTGATGGGATATCCGTATCAGTTACCGATgatgaagacgaagatTTACTAGAGTACGACGACAATTCTATTGAAGAGGAAGTTTCTGAACCTactcataataataaggataataatgatagtaGCAATATAAATGAGGCTCGTGCAATTGCAGAAACTTTactgaaaaaaaaacttcCCAAGATCATAGtatattttgaagatgatacctttcttcttttcgATTACGATTTATCAcaagataatgatgaccTAACTGTTTCTGATAACACGTTCCCCATCATCTGTGATAATCCAAGGTTTTTTAACACAAGTTGTACTGAATTTATGGCATCTGTACGTagatttttggaaaaatacTATAATGGAGTGTTATTCAATAGCAAAGAAATCCTGATGGATATACCAGCTTTAGATCTTACTCTTTGTGAGGATAATTTGTACAATAATCAAATATCAttcaatgatattgaaactATATTTAGAATTCTGAAAGAGAGATCAATAGCGAATTCTGAACTACGTGTCCCAGCTTATATGGAAATTCGAATTCAAACAAGACCTCGATTTGTGTCTCGTTATAATGCCTTGGTGGAACTGACTGAAGGTGCTGCAACTTTACAAAACATTAAACCTTTCagtaataatgaagatgatccTTTGATACTGGACGATAATGAACTATCTGCAGTTAATCAAGGAGAAAAAATAGTAATGGATcttgatgaagatgatgaagatggaaTGGCTAAAAATCAACAAAGTAATGCTATGGATGAGCCAAACCATGCTGATGATTCTGATAATAGTTCAGATGAATTGTTAGAGATAATGacagatgaagaaggaGACAGTGAAATGTCTTGA